The genomic stretch aaaagagaTGTAAAACTAACACAACAATTAAACACAGAGTTTATcagtaattatataaaatgtatatatttgaacAGAATGTTGCGACGGACCAATCAGTATTGAATATCCCAGAAGGTGTGTGCATATAAGTTTTTAAAAGTCTGTTTCTTATATTAATTTCATGTAATCTATTTAATATACTTGGATTTGAAAGGATTTAGTTGGATTAGCAACAACTAAAATATTACTATCAAATCACTAAGTAACCTATgaatgcaatataacaaagaaagGTTCAAATGTAGACCAATGTATTAAAAGTAATAAAGATAATTTATTAAAGAAGTATCTTGCCTGTGGATCATTTGTGTATTGAGCTGCTGTAGTACTTTGAGGTTTCTCTGAAGTATTTTTAGATCTTCTGCTTGCGTCAAGGCAGCACTTCAACAAACCTGAAAGAGTACTGAATTAAACATCATTGAATTCACATACGACAGTTTTAAAAGGGTCTCCTTATCTAGAGTTTCCTTGTATTTAATTCAGTTGGAGTTTAATCTGAAAGTAGTAACAGAAAAAAAGTCCATACCTATGAATGCAATGATCAGAAGCACATTGAACAGGACAGAAGTGATGGTCAGGTTTCTCCATTGTATCTCCTGTTCTAGAGCTGTCTGATTCCTGTAGACTGAGTCTGTAAATGGCTTCTAATTATCAATCTCTGTTTACATCTTTAacaaaattatagaaatatacagtatttccAACATGAAAATTCTTCAGTTGGATTGAAAATTCATCTGAAATGAGAAAGTAACTCACCGCTGATGTAGATCTTGGTGCCGTTGCTGAATTTTTGTGGTTCACTAGTTTTCACAcaataataaactcctaattcatcAGCGGTGATATTTCTGATGAACAGACTACTGTTAGTTTTCACTGAGTATTTGAGTTTGAAGATTATGTTTTCATAATCAGCTCCTCCAGTTCTGCTACTGTAAGTGCGTAAGATCAACTCTGGAGGATCCGGTGATTTCTGTCTGAACCAGTAAATATCCTTTATGTCAAGATCACAGCTTATAATCACATCAGCTCCTAAAGTTACTGCTGTGTTTGTTAGACTCTCTGTGACTTGAGACCACACGAACAGAtctatgagagagagaaaaaaaacacatatattaaTCTTAATAAATAACACATCTTATTTAAATATGATGTGATAAACTCACAGATCTGAAGCTGGATGATCTTCATCGTGTGATCCAGGTGAATATCTTCTATACTATGAACATTTGAACATCTCTCACTGTGAGCGGAAACATCACTGAACTGTAGATGAAACCTCAACCACACACACCAGAGGGGAAGTCAGAGCTGGGCTTCTCTGATAGCATGAGAATTCTTTTACAAAATCAACATCATAGGTTGAAGTAGTAGTTATGAATACTATATGTATGTCAGAGCTCCAAATCCTCTTTCATAATCCATATGTAACCCTGCAATCTAAAAGCAGGGTGTCTTTTTTCAAAAGCCATTTTTAAGCATTTGCAATGTAACATCCAAACCAGCCTAAGTGATGAAACTAGTACCTCTAGCTTTTATTCAAGAAAATATCCTGCCAGGTAAAACATaagttattttccttttttattttatttttattttattgcatattttacaGCTGAAAATATGTCTTACTGCTATAGTGACCAGCATTTTCCATTTGGGAATTTCCATTCATTCCTGAGTGTATGATTGTTATTTTTTCACAACCGGCTCTAAGCCATGACATATTAACCCTTGTGTACTCctcatttgggagtcacactCATGGTCTTTGCAGTCAAAAATGACCAGACACCTGTTATGTacaccttttttcttcttcagtaaaatcaatataatatatttttgttaaataatatttttttctttcgtaTTTTTAGAGAATTTTATGGTActaattaatattttcaaaataattatgtTAATTTTTCCCACAttgaaaattacataaaaaaaaaaaaaaaaaaaattcagttaagTATTTAAGATTAAAATAGAGACTAGGCCTTTAAAATCCAAATGTTGAAGAATAGCACCTTCTggtgagaaacaaacaaaaataaataaataaataataataataaaatctgtaatttcaAGGTGTCACCACTAGATTCCTGTATAGGACTCTGTAGCAGGGCCACAGGCAAAATTAATTAGGGAGccctttcttatatatatatttgggaaggttactttggaaatgtaataggttacagattacaagttacactgtttaaaatgtaatagtagtgtaactttttcaattactttattaaagtaatgtaactaattacttttgagtactttttgattacttttctaaatttgtgaaaattaaataataataaataaaagcatatacatcaactcaaatacagttatctaataagcatgtgtcatattctgtataataaactcctgaaacattggtgtgttttttttaactgctgtctctttgtacagtattgttcaaaataatagcagtacaatgtgactaaccagaataatcaaggtttttagtatattttttattgctacgtggcaaacaagttaccagtaggttcagtagattgtcagaaaacaaacaagacccagcattcatgatatgcacgctcttaaggctgtgcaattgggcaattagttgaaaggggtgtgttaaaaaaaatagcagtgtctacctttgactgtacaaactcaaaactattttgtacaaacatttttttttctgggatttagcgatcctgtgaatcactaaactaatatttagttgtatgaccacagttttttaaaactgcttgacatctgtgtggcatggagtcaaccaacttgtggcacctctcagctgttattccactccatgattctttaacaacattccacaattcattcacatttcttggttttgcttcagaaacagcatttttgatatcaccccacaagttctcaattggattaaggtctggagattgggctggccactccataacattaattttgttggtttggaaccaagactttgcccgtttactagtgtgttttgggtcattgtcttgttgaaacaaccatttcaagggcatgtcctcttcagcatagggcaacatgacctcttcaagtattttaacatatgcaaactgatccatgatccctggtatgcgataaataggcccaacaccatagtaggagaaacatgcccatatcatgatgcttgcacctccatgcttcactgtcttcactgtgtactgtggcttgaattcagagtttgggggtcgtctcacaaactgcctgtggcccttggacccaaaaagaacaattttactctcatcatgTAACCCAGGTTACAAGAGCCAGCACCTGTgaatagagaaaaatatatattaccacatatgtaaataaaataagactattttattaatatcatcccattattttattcatattcatattatatatcgaATTCTCAACttatactaagtgaaataattaataacagaaaatgtctaggaaaataagtaaaattagaAACTGGCCGTTTAAGAGTAACCCCTCCCTCAAGGTTGAggtcaaaaagaaaaacagaaaaagggAGAGAACGGTGAGAAGCGGAGACATGGCGATTTAGCAAAAACAGCTTTTGAACAGagatttaaagtgttttaagttAAGTCGATCTGTAAGAGAAGTGTTTTGAAATATGAGAATAGTGTTCGCTCGTTAGCAGTAAAGTGGTGCTTACATTAGACAATTGCGATTGCACTGGATCTGAAGAAAATAGGAAACAGAAAAAAGTTAATTCACTCGagagaaaccaaaagagagatttttatttttccatccgGGATTGTTCTGTTTACTCACTATTTTCTTGGTAAGTGAattacatgtatatgtatttgtCTGTCCTTTATATAAATTAGTTAGTGTAGTGTTTCACTACAAAACAAACGTCTAAATTATGCTTTATTTCTGTTCAATGTTTTAGAAgaaaaatatatgtgtatatatgttgaTTTGTGGTCAAATGGTTATTTTATGTCAATAATATGTGCTGAAAGTGTGATGCTAAGCACAGGGAGTTATGCTAACCATGCGGTCTTAGCTAATGGCTAACGCATTGATTTATATGGGTTGAGTAAGTTGAGCAAATcagttgttgtattttaatgagaAATGTGTTTAAAGGAAAAGAGATGTGTATATTGTGAGTGCAATTGTACATTTTTTCAGTGTGTTACTGAAATATGCTTTTGATATTGAGAGCTCtgatattaattgtaattttctgCCTTGTTTTGCaaggttgggttttttttttgttggtttcttttcttttctttctctcttctttgTTTATTGATGTTCCTGAGAGCAATGCTGATTCTGGATCTGGAGTTTTGTTGACGTTTGGAAGAATTGTTTCTGCTGtccatcgagagagagagagagacacacggtTGCAGAAACTGGCGAGCCATCCCATTTCATAGAATCTGGAAGTTGTTCATCACACTGGTAGGAAATATTGTGTAAAcctgttttttactttttggacACATTTTTTTGCTAAGCATCGAAACTCTTTTCACTCAAGGATCTGAGTATTTTTGTTTCCACGTTGGACATTTATTTCAAAGGACTAAGCATTTGCTTTGGACTGATACCTTTTCATCTGGTTATTTACCTGtgcatttttgttgtttactTTCTGTTGAGTTTTCTGAAAGAGTGTAAAACATTGTTGGTTATTTTAAGAGTGaaactttgaatttacattttcaagaGTGTGAAGTTGTATCAAACCAAagagttatatatattatatcataatctCATTAAACTATagataaataagtataaaataaatataaatatataattaatataatcaaataatagaTAAACATATTAAGAGGTATTTAGGAGCTTTACATAAAGTGAGAGTTAAAGTGACTACTGTAAGTAGTTATTTCCATTAATTGAAAAGTGTTTGGTTCACTTGAGATTTACCATTGTCTATTCAAATTGTTATTCTTTTGCTCTTTCAAACAATCAAAATCTACATAAATACTTACCTTTTCCAGAAGTTGTTGTT from Carassius gibelio isolate Cgi1373 ecotype wild population from Czech Republic chromosome A22, carGib1.2-hapl.c, whole genome shotgun sequence encodes the following:
- the LOC127942637 gene encoding uncharacterized protein LOC127942637 — protein: MKIIQLQIYLFVWSQVTESLTNTAVTLGADVIISCDLDIKDIYWFRQKSPDPPELILRTYSSRTGGADYENIIFKLKYSVKTNSSLFIRNITADELGVYYCVKTSEPQKFSNGTKIYISDSVYRNQTALEQEIQWRNLTITSVLFNVLLIIAFIGLLKCCLDASRRSKNTSEKPQSTTAAQYTNDPQYADIDYSKPSRRHRPRPVPEQDQTTYSLLQPVKTV